A region of Thermomicrobiales bacterium DNA encodes the following proteins:
- the mug gene encoding G/U mismatch-specific DNA glycosylase: MTDAPSISDLLAPGLSVVFCGYNPSLTSSQTGNHYAFPGNRFWRVLEAAGITERRYLPEEDTKLLAMGIGFTNIVARPTRRADELTRDEIREGATLLREKIERYRPAAMAYTGIGVYRWLRGSSRPTWGIQPEPVVAGTVDLVLPSPSGLNRMTFDELVEHYRAVVPFLDHRA, from the coding sequence GTGACGGACGCACCCAGCATTTCCGACCTGCTCGCGCCGGGACTCAGCGTCGTCTTCTGCGGATACAATCCATCACTCACCTCCAGCCAGACCGGCAATCATTACGCCTTCCCCGGCAACCGCTTCTGGCGCGTACTGGAGGCCGCCGGCATTACCGAGCGGCGTTATCTGCCGGAGGAAGACACCAAACTGCTGGCAATGGGCATCGGCTTCACCAACATCGTCGCGCGCCCGACACGGCGGGCGGATGAGCTGACCCGCGACGAGATCCGCGAGGGCGCGACGCTGCTGCGCGAGAAGATCGAGCGCTACCGACCGGCGGCGATGGCCTATACCGGCATTGGCGTTTACCGCTGGTTGCGCGGGTCGTCGCGGCCGACGTGGGGCATCCAGCCGGAGCCGGTCGTTGCCGGCACCGTCGATCTCGTCCTGCCGTCGCCGTCCGGGCTGAACCGCATGACCTTTGATGAGCTGGTCGAACATTACCGCGCCGTCGTCCCATTTCTCGACCATCGGGCTTGA
- a CDS encoding M48 family metalloprotease has product MNAFERQTVRHLVSVSATILIPFVLVGALLAGWEGVLIAIGIGLGLQALAFAMARPLLLRMMRAKIADPEEHAKLLSIVHTLAESAGVPRPVVAISQIRTPNAFAAATPGGGIIGVTSGLLEFLPHDQLTAVLAHEIAHLERRDRTGVTIAAMLGSLPGCIAAASGSDLLYDRAFRRRIPRAWGGRHLRPIRDAIAFVAMPFTALLIRVSSERSDEFHADAEAARLIGDREPLIAALRKIGALAGRVPAPVNPALCSLMVIHPFGPERLSRLIDTHPTTGERVARLAADDSRL; this is encoded by the coding sequence ATGAATGCGTTCGAGCGACAGACCGTACGACACCTTGTCAGCGTTTCGGCGACGATCCTCATTCCCTTTGTGCTCGTTGGCGCATTGCTGGCGGGTTGGGAGGGCGTGCTCATCGCCATCGGGATCGGCCTCGGCCTGCAAGCGCTGGCGTTCGCGATGGCACGACCGCTGCTGCTGCGGATGATGCGGGCAAAGATCGCCGACCCGGAGGAGCATGCCAAGCTGCTCAGCATCGTTCACACGCTGGCGGAATCGGCCGGCGTGCCGCGTCCTGTCGTCGCGATTTCGCAGATCCGCACACCGAACGCGTTTGCGGCGGCAACACCGGGAGGCGGGATCATCGGCGTGACCAGCGGACTCCTTGAGTTCCTGCCGCACGACCAGCTCACCGCCGTGCTGGCCCACGAAATCGCGCACCTCGAACGTCGCGACCGCACCGGCGTGACGATCGCGGCGATGCTCGGGTCGCTGCCCGGCTGCATCGCCGCCGCCAGCGGATCCGACCTGCTCTACGACCGCGCGTTCCGACGCCGCATTCCACGAGCCTGGGGCGGGCGGCATCTGCGGCCGATCCGCGATGCGATCGCGTTTGTCGCCATGCCGTTCACGGCACTGCTCATTCGCGTTAGCTCCGAGCGCAGCGACGAGTTCCACGCCGACGCCGAAGCGGCCCGCCTGATCGGCGACCGTGAGCCGCTGATCGCCGCTCTGCGCAAGATCGGCGCGCTGGCCGGACGCGTGCCTGCGCCAGTGAATCCTGCGCTCTGCAGCCTGATGGTCATCCACCCGTTCGGGCCGGAGCGGCTGAGTCGACTGATCGACACGCACCCGACAACGGGCGAGCGCGTTGCGCGATTGGCCGCTGACGACTCGCGCCTGTGA